A stretch of DNA from Spirosoma endbachense:
TTTTATAAAGGGCAAATTATCATTGAGAATTACGCTAAAACAGCTTAATTATCATTCAATTATAAAGAGTATTTCGCCGACGTCTTCCCGAAGATGAACGTGAAATACTTTTTTATTGCCCGCTACCTCCCTATTTTTACGCATATTTTTATTGCAAACCAGCTTATCTGGGAGGTATTGAACAAACGGAGTCAATGAAAATTGCAGTGGACGCAATGGGTGGCGATTTTGCCCCCGAAGCTATTGTAGAAGGAGTTGTAATGGCCGCTGCTGAACTGCCGGAGAACGTAGCTATTGTGCTGATAGGCAAGCAGTCACTTGTGCAGGAATTAATTCAGAAATACGGTGCGGAAGCCGTTACCAATATCGAATTGGTCAACGCCGACGACGTCATTGAAATGAGTGAGCACCCAACCAAAGCGCTCTCGCAGAAACCCAATTCCAGCATCGGAGTTGGGTTTAAGCTTTTGAAAGATGGTCAGGTCAATGCTTTTTGCAGTGCCGGAAACACAGGGGCCATGCACGTAGGCGCACTATTTAGCATTAAAGCAATTGAAGGCATTTTACGACCGTGTATCGCCGGTTTTGTCCCACAAATTACGGGCGGTCATGCCGTTATGCTCGATATTGGGGCCAATGCTGACTGTAAACCTGAAATGCTGGCCCAGTTTGGCGAAATTGGATCGATCTATGCCCAGTACACGTTTGGTATTGAACGGCCACGTGTCGCTCTGATGAACATCGGCACCGAAGAGCAAAAGGGGTCACTTGTGGCACAGGCAGCCCACCAACTCCTGAAAGATAGCCGTAAAATTAATTTTGTAGGCAACATCGAGGGCGGAGATTTCTTCGCCGGACAGGCCGATGTCATTGTCACTGACGGCTTTACGGGCAATACGATGTTTAAGCTGGGTGAGTCGTTCTACACAATGGCAACCCAACGGGGCATCAGTGATGATTTTTTAGACAAAACCAATTACGAGTCTGTAGGCGGCAGTCCGATTCTGGGCGTCAATGGCAACGTAATTATTGCCCACGGGATCTCGTCCCCGTTGGCCATTAAAAACATGATTAGTCTGGCCATCCGACAGGTTGAATCAGACGCTTACACTAAAATTGCACAAGCCCTCAGTTAGTTTAAAGTTTACAGTCTATAGTTTTCAGTTGATACACCAGAAACTAAACTGACAATTATAAACTTTAAATTATAAACTTTTTTGTACCACCTACTTATGAGTAAAGCTGCCATAACAGGAGTCCACGGCTATGTCCCCGACTACGTGCTGACCAATGCCGAATTGGAGCGCATGGTAGATACAAACGATGAATGGATAACCAGCCGAACGGGTATCAAAGAACGCCATATCCTGAAAGGAGAAGGTATGGGTTCATCGCATATGGGAGCCAAAGCAGTAGCTGGTCTACTTGAGAAAACAAATACCAGACCTGAAGACATTGATCTGCTTATCTGTGCAACAACTACCCCCGACTACGTATTTCCCGGCACGGCGAACCTGATCTGCGATATGGTGGGAATCCGGAATATCGGTAGTTTCGATATTCAGGCCGCCTGTTCAGGGTTTCTGTACGCATTAACCATCGGATCACAGTTTATCGAGACCGGTAAATACCGGAAAATAGTCATTGTTGGCGCAGATAAAATGTCGGCCATCATCGATTATACTGACCGGGCAACCTGTGTTTTGTTTGGCGATGGAGCTGGTGCCGTATTGCTTGAACCGAACGAAGACGGCTTTGGCGTGATTGATTCGATCATCAAATCAGATGGCGTCGGGCAAAATCATCTGTATCAGAAAGCTGGCGGTAGCCGCTATCCGCCCACGCACGAAACCGTCGAAAAACGCTGGCATTACGTCTATCAGGACGGCCCGGCTGTGTTTAAATTCGCCGTCAAGAATATGGCCGATGTGTCGGCTGAAATCATGGAACGAAATCACCTGGCGGGCAGCGACGTTGCCTGGCTGGTGCCACACCAGGCCAATAAACGAATTATTGACGCTACCGCTCACCGAATGGGAATAGAGTCGGACAAGGTCATGATGAATATCCATAAGTACGGAAACACCACCGCAGCTACGATTCCTCTTTGCTTATTTGATTACGAATCACAGCTAAAGAAAGGAGATAATCTGGTATTAGCTGCTTTTGGTGGTGGCTTCACATGGGGAGCTGCCTATGTTAAATGGGCCTATTAAAATAAGTTTACACTTTTTTGTTTATAGCTGACAGTATTCTACTGGAACTAAAGACTAAAAATTGTAAACTATACATTGAAAACTGTAAACTAGTAAGAATGGCAACGACCGCAGACATCCGCAATGGACTAGTCTTAAACTTCAACAACGATCTCTTTCAGATTACCGAATTTCAACACGTGAAACCCGGTAAAGGCGCAGCTTTCGTGCGTACAAAGTTAAAAAGCCTAACTACAGGCCGGGTAATCGATAATACATTCAACTCGGGTGTAACGATCTATCCTGTTCGGGTTGAACGCCGGAAATTCCAATACCTTTACAAGGACGAAGCCGGCTATAACTTTATGGATCAGGAGTCGTTTGATCAGATTAATATCGATGAAAAGCTCATTGATGGAGCCGATCTGATGAAAGAAGGCCAGGAAGTTGAAATTTTGATCAATGCCGAAACGGAAGTCCCTCTTTCGTGTGAACTGCCTCCGTTCGTTGAACTGGAAGTGACCTATGCAGAACCCGGCATTAAAGGTGACACGGCCAACAGCCCTAAAAAACGGGTTGAGGTAGAATCGGGAGCTAAAATCATGGTCCCGCTCTTCATTGAGTCTGGTGAAAAAATTAAGGTCGATACCCGCACACGGGATTACGTAGAACGCGTGAAATAAGTTTTTGACTTATGAATGATGAATGTAAACGATTCGCTATGGCAATTGTCAGTTCTTAATCATTCATAATTCATCATTCAAAAGCTATGAGCACAAAAGACATTCAGCAACTTATCGACTTCATCTCCCAATCTGGCCTGGATGAGGTAAATATCGAAACGACTGATCTTAAAATCAGCGTAAAACGGTACGGTTCGGGCGCACCCACCGTCCCGGCTTCAGCTCCAGCTGCGTTTGCACCTGTAGCACCACAACCACAGACCACCGCGCCATCGGCAGTTGCCACCCCAACGGTTGCAGCAGCGCCCAAAGCTGAAACGTCAAACTACATAACCATTAAATCGCCGATGATCGGAACGTTCTACCGTTCATCAAATCCTGAAACGCCTTCATTTGTTGAAGTCGGTGATAGCGTAACTGAAGGTAAAGTAGTCTGCATCATTGAAGCCATGAAGCTGTTCAACGAAATCGAGTCGGAGGTATCTGGCCGCATCGTAAAAGTTCTCGTTGAGAATGCGACCCCGGTCGAATACGATCAGCCCCTGTTTTTGGTAGAACCCATTTAATTAGTGATTGAATGATTGAATGATTGAGTGATTGAATAGCTGGCGCCAGGTTATTTATTCAATCACTCAATCATTCAATCACTCAATCATTCAATTTTTATGTTCAAGAAAATATTAATCGCCAACCGAGGTGAGATCGCATTGCGAATCATTCGGACCTGCCGCGAAATGGGCATTAAAACGGTAGCTGTTTTTTCGACAGCCGACCGCGACAGCCTGCACGTACGCTTCGCCGATGAGGCTGTTTGCATTGGCCCACCGGTTAGCAAACTATCTTATTTGAGTATACCCAGCATTATTTCGGCGGCTGAAGTGACTGGAGCCGATGCCATCCACCCTGGTTACGGGTTCCTATCCGAAAACGCTGAATTTTCGCAAATCTGCGCCGATTACGGCATTAAGTTTATTGGGGCAACTGCCGAGCAAATCAACGGTATGGGCGATAAGGCAACCGCCAAAGCGACCATGAGAGCAGCCGGTGTTCCGGTTATTCCCGGTTCGGAGGGATTGTTGGAATCCATCGATCAAGGCAAGAAGCTTTCGGCCGAAATGGGCTACCCAGTCATTGTAAAAGCAACGGCTGGTGGCGGAGGCCGGGGAATGCGGATTATTCGCTCGGAAAGCGAGTTTGAAAAAGCCTGGAATGATGCCCGTACCGAAGCAGGTGCCGCTTTCGGTAACGATGGCCTTTATCTGGAAAAATTCGTCGAAGAACCACGGCATATTGAAATTCAGATTGTAGGCGATCAGTTTGGTAAAGTCTGTCACCTTTCAGAACGTGACTGTTCGATTCAGCGTCGTCATCAGAAGCTAGTAGAAGAAACTCCTTCGCCAATCGTTTCGCAGGAACTTCGGGAGCAAATGGGAGCAGCCGCCATTAAAGGTGCTCAGGCCATTGGCTACGAAGGCGCGGGAACGGTTGAGTTTCTGGTCGATAAGCATGGGAAGTTCTATTTCATGGAAATGAACACCCGAATTCAGGTTGAACATCCGATTACGGAAGAAGTAACGGACTTCGATTTGATTAAAGAGCAGATCAAGGTAGCTGCCGGGGTCGAAATTTCAGGGCGGAACTACACTCCGAAACTCTACGCGATGGAGTGCCGGATCAACGCTGAAGACCCAGCGAATGGCTTTCGGCCATCGCCGGGTAAAATTACCGTGTTGCACATGCCGGGTGGTCACGGTGTTCGCGTAGACAGTCACGTGTATACGGGCTACACCATCCCACCTAACTACGACTCAATGATTGCGAAACTGATCGTATCAGGACAGTCGCGCGAGGAGGTCATTACGCGGATGAAGCGGGCTTTGCAGGAATTTGTGATCGAAGGAATCAAAACCACGATTCCATTCCATATCAAACTCATGGACGACCCTAAATTCAAATCGGGTCAGTTCACTACGGCGTTTCTGGAAACGTTCGATTTCAGTACATTGTAGTAATTATACGCAGGCGAAAACGGCTGTATCTGGTAAAAAAAACGGGTGTCTTGCTTTGTATACAAGACACCCGTTTTTTTTACTATTCCTACCCCGCATGAATCACCTTGCTACTGCAGATTACATTGTTTTCTTCATTTACTTAGTCGTTGTTGTTGGCTATGGCTACTGGGTCTATCACCGCCGACGGCGCGACGAGGTCAACACAAACGATTTTTTTCTGGCCGAGGGTTCTCTAACGTGGTGGGCAATTGGGGCGTCGCTGATAGCCTCTAACATTTCGGCTGAGCACTTCATTGGAATGGCTGGTTCAGGCTTTGCGATGGGTCTGGCGATTTCGTCGTACGAATGGATTGCAGCAGCCACTCTGGTGATTGTGGCCGTCTATTTCATACCGATCTACCTTCGGAACCACATTTACACCATGCCGCAGTTTCTGGCGCAACGGTATAGTGATACCGTCAGCACCATTCTGGCCATATTCTGGCTTGTGGTTTATGTTCTGGTCAATCTTACGTCTATTCTCTATTTAGGTGCCATCGCGATTGAATCATTAGCTGGAATTTCATTCACGACATGCACCTTTGGCCTGGCTATATTTGCCATTTTCATAACCCTGGGCGGCATGAAAGTGATTGGTTATACCGATGTAATTCAAGTCGTTGTGCTCATTATAGGTGGCTTAGTCGTAACCTATCTGGCCTTACAATTGGTAGCGCAGGAAACCTCCGGCACACAGAGCGTCTGGACTGGCTTAATGGCGTTACGCCAAAAAGCAGACGGTCATTTTCACATGTTTTTTGCGAAAGGTCATCCATATTATGATGTTTTACCGGGTATGGCGCTGGTAACTGGTGGCATGTGGATCAATAACCTGTCGTACTGGGGCTGTAATCAATATATTGTTCAACGAGCGTTAGGCGCCGATCTGAAGACGGCCCGGAGCGGCATCTTGTTCGCTGCGTTTCTGAAACTGATGATCCCGCTGATCGTCGTTATTCCCGGTATCGCAGCCTATGTTCTCTACCAGAGTGGCCCATTCCGGGCGGCAATGACCGATGCATCGGGTGTGGTAAAACCCGATCATGCTTATCCTGTCTTGATGAACTTACTTCCGGTAGGTATGAAAGGGCTGGCCTTTGCTGCCCTGACTGCAGCTGTTGTGGCCTCTCTTGCGGGTAAATGCAACTCCATATCGACCATTTTTACGCTGGATATTTACAAGAAATTTTTCGATAAAAATGCATCCGAGCAGAAGCTGGTAAATGTTGGTCGATGGGCCGTTGTTGTGGCCTTCGTCATTGCCATTGCCCTGGCCCCTATGCTGCGGTCGCTCGATCAGGTATATCAATACATTCAGGAATATACGAATTTCATTACGCCGGGTGTATTTGCCATTTTCCTGTTGGGATTTTTCTGGAAACGGGCCACGAACCGAGCCGCGCTAACCGTGGCAATTCTCACCATTCCCTTATCGACACTGCTTAAATTCTGGCCGGAAGTGACAGACATGTTCGGAGCACCAGCCGACTCAATTCCTTTTCTACACCGCACAACCTGGGTATTTTGTATCGACGTAGCCCTGATGGTAGTCGTATCCCTCACCGATTCTATCCAGGTTAAAGGATTGATTGTCGATCGAAAGATGTTCCGGGTATCACCCTCGTTTGTTGTAGGTTCTATTGGAATTTTCAGTATTTTGGCTGTACTGTACGCCGTTTTCTGGTAAACCAACACGAATGGTAAAACTTCTGATGACAACCTTGCTGCTGGCATCAACTTCAGTTTACGCACAACTGCGCGAACGGCTTGATTCGCTCATGCAGGCGACGACACAGGCTGCTCAACCGGGTACGGCTTTGTTGGTTGTTATCGGAGGGAAAGAGGTATATCGAAACGGTTATGGTCTGGCGAATGTCGAAACGAAATCGGCCATAACACCGACAACGAACTTTCGGATGGCATCGGTCTCGAAGCAGTTTACAGCTATGGGCATTCTGTTGCTGGAGAAAGCGAAAAAGCTGTCACTGGACGATCCAATAGCCCGATTTTTCCCCGAATTCAATGGTGATGTCAGCCGAAAGGTTCGAATTCGGAATCTGCTCACTCATTCGTCGGGGATACTGGATTATGAAATGGTGATGAATCCAAACCAGAAGCAACAACTCCTGGATGCCGATGTACTTACACTACTGAAAGATCGTGATTCATTGTATTTTGAACCGGGTAGTCAGTTCCGATATAGCAATTCGGCCTACTGCCTGCTGGCCCTGATCATTGAGCGCGTATCAGGCCAGCCTTATCCATCGTTTATTCAGCAGCATATTTTCCAGCCTTTAAAGATGGAGCAATCCGTTGTGTATGAGGCCGGGAAACCGATTCCTAACCGGGCCATGGGTTACGCCCGCAACAAGACCGGCACATTTGTATTCTCCGACCAAAGTGTAACCAGTGCGACCAAAGGCGACGGTGGAGTCTATACGTCCCTAAACGATTATCAAAAGTGGTCCGATGCATTAAGGAATAATACATTGCTTGATCTGCCTGCCGTATTGGCTCGGACAGGACAAGCCATTCGCTCAACATCGGGAAGTTATTACGGTGCAGGGTGGTTCTATCGTCAGCCAGACAATCCGATTCTGTTTCATTCTGGCAGCACCTGTGGATTTAACAACTTTGTGGTTGCGATACCCGAAAAACAGTTTTTGATCGTTTATTTTTCGAACAGAGCCAATAATAAATCGAATGCGACAGCTTTGCTTCAACTGATGGCCAGCGCTGGCCCCAGGGAAGTAGCCGACATGCTGGCTTTAGACGATCTGACCCAATAATAACTTGTTCGTTAACATTGCACCTATCTTACTGGTTAACAGCAATAAATTTGTAAATTTACCGTCAAAATTTTCATTTGGCCATGATTAGCGAAACCGCCCCCCTTACTAGCCTCGATCAGTGGGAAGACGATCTACTGAGTCGCTACCCCGAACCGGAGCATAAATCAAAAGAAGACTACCGGAACTATGACTCACCTGAGCGCGACACGGTTCGGGAGTTTTACCGGCTTAACCATACCTATCAAACGTACGACTTCGTCCTGGAGAAAGAGTGGGAGTTCCTGAAATTTGACAAGAAGGAATTACCAGTTTGGGGAGCGATGGAGTTTCTGAACACACTTGTCGACGATTCTGATCCAGACACTGACCTTGACCAGCTTCAGCACCTGCTGCAAACCGCTGAGGCTATCCGGGCTGATGGTCACCCCGATTGGTTTGTGCTGACGGGTTTCCTGCACGATATGGGCAAAGTATTATGTCTGTTTGGCGAATCACAGTGGGCCGTTGTTGGCGACACATTCCCGGTTGGGTGCCAGCATTCAGATAAGATCGTTTATCCAGAGTTTTTCGTCAATAATCCAGACAGTCGCGACGAGCGGTATAACACGAAATATGGTGTTTATGAACCCAACTGTGGTTTGCGCAACGTGCATATGTCGTGGGGTCATGATGAGTACCTGTACCAAATCATGAAGGATTATATGCCCGAGCCCGCTCTGTATATGATGCGTTATCACTCGTTCTATTCGCAACACCGCGAAGAAGCCTACAATCACCTGATGGATGAGCATGATCACGAGATGTTCAAATGGGTGCGGAAGTTCAATCCGTACGACTTATACTCAAAAAGTCCTAAACCACCGGTAGTGAGTGAATTGAAGCCTTATTATGAGGACTTAATCGCCAAGTATTTACCAGCATCATTGCGGTTGTAAGGATAAATAAGTAAGCTTGCTCAGGAAAATAGTACCCACCGAAAATAAATCCGGACTATGTATCTTGAAGAACGTATTGAGCAAGTTGAACGACAGAATGAAACAACGGCCCGTGCCGTCGCCGACCTTACGGTCGACGTTCGGACTATTCGTCATGACCAAACTGTAGGATTTAAACAGGTCAACGCCCGACTCGACAAAGTAGAGCTAAGGCTTGACAAGCTGGAGACTCGCCTTGAGAGAGTAGAGAATGACATAATTATACTCAAGCAGGACGTTGCTGAGTTAAAGCAGGATGTTGCTGAGTTAAAGCGGGATGTTACTGAGTTGAAGCAGGATGTCGCTGAGTTAAAGCGGGACGTTGCTGAACTCAAACAGGACATGGGTACCATGAAGCAAACCCTACAACTCGTTTTAGCATACCTGCACGAGAAATTGCCCTAAAATAAATAGTAGACGACCATAATCTGTGGCCAGGAGTCATCAAGGCACAAAGTACACAAAGAATCTTTGTGTACTTTGTGCCTTGATGTTTTAACCGTTACTGATGTTACTCTTCCTCATTTCACTTTATCTACTTTCCAATGTAGCCGTCGGAGCATGGGCAGCCCGGCGGGTAACAACGTCGCAGGATTTTGTATTGGCTGGCCGACGGCTGCCGTTATTGCTGGCGGCTTCGGTAACTTTTGCAACCTGGTTTGGTTCCGAAACCATCATGGGTGCCCCAGCCATGTTTGTCGAAGGTGGTTTCCTGGCCGTCATTGAAGAACCTTTTGGCTCCGCCCTATGCCTATTTTTAGTCGGTGCTTTTTTTGCCAGACCGCTCTATCGGCTCAATATCACCACCTTCTGCGATTACTTCCGAATCCGATTTGGGCGATCAGCGGAGTTGCTGTCGGCCGTTATGGTTATTCCATCCTATTTCAGTTGGATTTCTGCCCAACTTGTGGCGATCGGCATCGTTCTAAGTGTTGTAACAGATATTCCGCGCGAGTATTGCATCATTGCCAGCGCAACCATTGTCATGATTTACACACTTCTGGGCGGTATGTGGTCCATATCCGTCACTGATTTTTTCCATAACCTCATCATTATTCTGGCCTTGGCAGTGCTTGGCTTTATGCTGTGGAATGATATTGGTGGGTGGGAAACAATCCAAAAACGAACTCCTGCTGGCTTTTTCCGTTTTTTGCCCCAATCGACCGGCAAAGACTGGCTGGCTTACATTGCTGCCTGGATAACGATTGGGTTAGGATCGATCCCCCAACAAGATGTTTTTCAGCGCGTTATGGCCGCTAAAACTGAGAATACATCGGTTAAAGCTTCTTATCTGGCATCGGCAATGTATCTGACAATAGCGATGTTGCCCTTGTTTATTGCACTAAGCGCTAAACTTCTTCATCCCGATTTGCCTAAAGATAACCAGCTTATCATTCCAAATATGGTCATGAGGCATGGAGGTTTACCCTTACAGGTGCTGTTTTTTGGGGCGGTTACATCCGCAATTCTGAGTGTTTCCAGTGGGGCCATTCTCGCTCCTTCAACTGTATTTGGCGAAAACGTTGCTAAATTTTTCTGGCCTAATCTGAGCGATCAGGCACTCCTTAAAATCATTCGATGGACGGTAGTCATTATCACGGTTATCTGCGTTCTGATGAGTACTACACGCGACACAAATATCTTTGATCTCGTTGGCGAATCATCAGCATTTAGCCTGGTATCCTTATTTGTTCCGCTCGCAGCCGGAATCTACTGGAAACGCGCGAACCTAACTGGCTGTCTGGCTTCGATGGTGGTTGGCTTCAGCGTATGGTTGCTTTGTTTATGGATAGGAACTGATTACTCGCCAATGCTCTGGGGACTACTGGCCAGTACGATTGGCATGGTTACGGGCAGCCTGCTTAGCCCAGGTAAACACCAGTAGTCTACTGTATTTGAGCAGTAACCGCATCAAATGCCTACTGAGTCAGGCTTATAGCTGTCAAATAATCATACGGTCAGGGCACCTATTCAATCAGGAATGGATTTATCTAGTATCACAGCCAATGATTCGCTCTGGTAACCGCAGAGCTGATTTCCCATTCCAGTAAGCCGTTTATGTTGAGAATAGCTATCCTTAGTGATGTTCACGCTAATTTACCCGCTTTAAAAGCAGTATTGAAAGACATCGATGATCGGAAAGTAGATCAGGTATTTTGCCTCGGCGACCTGGTTGATTTTGCCCCCTGGCCTAACGAAGTAATAGAATTGATCAGGCAGTATCGCATTCCAACCCTGATGGGTAATCACGATGAACGAATTGCCTTCGATCACCCGGTAGTTTCACTGGCAAAGCATAATTTGGCCGAAACGGAAGCCCGAGTAAAAGCAATTGATTATACCCGCCGGGCCATTAGACAGGAGAATAAAGATTTTCTGGCTAGCCTTCCCCGACAGATTCAATTGTCCTTTTCATTTGCAGACCTGGCGATCAATGTCCTTCTGGTTCACGCCAGTACGCGATCAATTGATGAATATATCTATGAAACCCATGATCAGGCCGATCTGGAAGCTATGATGAATGAGAAAAAGGCAGATGTACTGCTGATGGGCCATACGCATCAATCATACATACGCGTTCTGCCGGTTTCGTCCGATAAACGCCCAGCGAAGGTGGCCATAAATTGTGGGTCCGTGGGTCGTTCAAAAGAGGCAAATCCTTTCGCAACCTATCTCATTATGACCGTTTCGGGCGAACATCTGGCTTTTGGGTCGGATTCTCTGATGTTTGATCTTATCAACGTCAACTATCCTATTCAGCAGACTATTGAGGGAATCTATTCAAGCCCTATCCCTGATTTTTACGCGGACTTCTTAGAAAAAAAATTGCAGAAATTCCCCAGCTACGCATAAGCTCACGAATCCGTTTCTGGTTCCTTACATATCCAGCAATCGCCGATGGTAATTAATCTGACCAAGGTGATAGGTCAGGTGCGTTGCCAGATGCACCAAAAAATAGCCGGTTGTTGTTTTCGCGTCAAAAACCAGCATCGGGTATTCTTCGTCAAGCTTCTCGTCTAAGAGCGTATCCAGCGCGTCATTAACGACTGTAATGGTTTCCTCAACTTTTTTTATAAGCTCTGCTTTAGGAATGTTTTTAAGCGAGAACTCCAGTTCGCGGTGGCGTATATAGCCCGTTTTGCCCAGTTCGGCTCCGATATACGTATTTAAATTGCCAACCAGATGCAAGCACAGATTACCGGCCGAATTAGCAATTCCCTGTTCGATATGCCAGATTACTTCCTCGGTCTGGTAGGCACTAATTTCCTGCTTTAATCGATTCAGGTCTCTGTTAAATAAGGTTTTCAGGATTTGTACAAGCATGAGATGTATGATACTCTGTTAGCGCTTCACGAACAAACGAATTAAATTTTCTGATTATCCTAGCCAAAATACTGCTGTTCAATTCGGCCGACGTAGCCCAGATAGGTTGCCGAGCTAAACCACGGTCGAATCTTTTTGCCAATATTGGGGTATAGATTCAATTGCTCTAGCTCTGCTATCGGCTTCCAGACTAATTCGAGCGCAGTTGTTTCATCCGGATTCAGCACTGGCTCTCCCTGAAGGTTTCGGGCCGCGAAAACAACATGCAGAACATCGTCATTTCGTTCTGATAATAGCATTTCGCCAGCCAGAATCATTTCGCCAACATCAACCGAAACGCCTAATTCCTCCCTAAGTTCGCGAATAATGGTTGCGGGCAAAATCTCACCCCGGTCAGGATTTCCTCCGGGCAATGCATACACATCCTGACCACCATAATTATAGCGCATCAGCAGCACTTCGGTTTGATTGGCGTTCTGACGCCAGATAAGAGCAGACGGGCGGACTTTCATGAAGGCAACTTATAAAAGAGCGGTCGTCTTTCCCAATTTGCTGTTGGAAAAGACGACCGCTGTAAAAACTTTTAAAAACCTTATAGGTCTTTGAGACCTATAAGGTTTGGAGGTTAATTCAG
This window harbors:
- a CDS encoding sodium:solute symporter family protein; translated protein: MLLFLISLYLLSNVAVGAWAARRVTTSQDFVLAGRRLPLLLAASVTFATWFGSETIMGAPAMFVEGGFLAVIEEPFGSALCLFLVGAFFARPLYRLNITTFCDYFRIRFGRSAELLSAVMVIPSYFSWISAQLVAIGIVLSVVTDIPREYCIIASATIVMIYTLLGGMWSISVTDFFHNLIIILALAVLGFMLWNDIGGWETIQKRTPAGFFRFLPQSTGKDWLAYIAAWITIGLGSIPQQDVFQRVMAAKTENTSVKASYLASAMYLTIAMLPLFIALSAKLLHPDLPKDNQLIIPNMVMRHGGLPLQVLFFGAVTSAILSVSSGAILAPSTVFGENVAKFFWPNLSDQALLKIIRWTVVIITVICVLMSTTRDTNIFDLVGESSAFSLVSLFVPLAAGIYWKRANLTGCLASMVVGFSVWLLCLWIGTDYSPMLWGLLASTIGMVTGSLLSPGKHQ
- a CDS encoding DinB family protein produces the protein MLVQILKTLFNRDLNRLKQEISAYQTEEVIWHIEQGIANSAGNLCLHLVGNLNTYIGAELGKTGYIRHRELEFSLKNIPKAELIKKVEETITVVNDALDTLLDEKLDEEYPMLVFDAKTTTGYFLVHLATHLTYHLGQINYHRRLLDM
- a CDS encoding metallophosphoesterase family protein; amino-acid sequence: MLRIAILSDVHANLPALKAVLKDIDDRKVDQVFCLGDLVDFAPWPNEVIELIRQYRIPTLMGNHDERIAFDHPVVSLAKHNLAETEARVKAIDYTRRAIRQENKDFLASLPRQIQLSFSFADLAINVLLVHASTRSIDEYIYETHDQADLEAMMNEKKADVLLMGHTHQSYIRVLPVSSDKRPAKVAINCGSVGRSKEANPFATYLIMTVSGEHLAFGSDSLMFDLINVNYPIQQTIEGIYSSPIPDFYADFLEKKLQKFPSYA
- a CDS encoding NUDIX hydrolase — encoded protein: MKVRPSALIWRQNANQTEVLLMRYNYGGQDVYALPGGNPDRGEILPATIIRELREELGVSVDVGEMILAGEMLLSERNDDVLHVVFAARNLQGEPVLNPDETTALELVWKPIAELEQLNLYPNIGKKIRPWFSSATYLGYVGRIEQQYFG